One region of Deinococcus planocerae genomic DNA includes:
- the uvrC gene encoding excinuclease ABC subunit UvrC yields MHFDDLPVLPTSPGVYIFRKGGTPIYIGKAVNLRSRVGQHFKAGGKSGKFTALADALEFITARNEVEALVLEANLIKQHRPHYNVLLKDDKHYPFLKLTNEDFPMLVVTRRVLQDGASYYGPYPDASAVRRVKHLIDTMFPLRKNSGLPLQKKPRPCLNYHMGRCLGPCIDAADPGEYRRVVEDVRALLEGRAAHVVARLKEDMKVAARAQDFEQAARLRDRVGAVEKLFGTEQHAYVGGETDLDFLGVAQAGEYAMVQLFRMRGGRVVGRDKRFLTNAEGGGDAGEIIEAFVGDYYTQATHVPPLILLPAEFEDAPVWSEFLSERAGHRVEMRTPKRGDKADLVEMAQRNASVGLESELALLERRGDHPGLDALREVLALPERPWRIEGYDNSNLFGTNIVSGMVVFEGGRARRGEHRRFKVKGLEHPDDYTAMRQTIHRRFTGSLSDKLPLPDLILIDGGRGQVNAALDALQEAGVRVPVVGLAKREERIVLPGRFGAQWWLESGTEVGVERELLLPHTHPALRVLIGVRDEVHHYAVSYHRKLRGEGMLRSVFDDLPGIGQKRREALLEHFTSLEDLASAPVEQIAGVPGMNLRAAQSVKEFLARRAENSTPV; encoded by the coding sequence GTGCATTTCGACGATCTGCCCGTGTTGCCCACTTCCCCTGGCGTGTACATCTTCCGCAAGGGGGGCACGCCGATCTATATCGGCAAGGCGGTGAATCTGCGCTCGCGGGTGGGGCAGCACTTCAAGGCGGGGGGCAAGAGCGGCAAGTTCACGGCTCTGGCCGACGCGCTGGAATTCATCACCGCGCGCAACGAGGTCGAGGCCCTGGTGCTGGAGGCCAACCTCATCAAGCAGCACCGCCCGCACTACAACGTGCTGCTCAAGGACGACAAGCACTACCCCTTCCTCAAGCTCACGAACGAGGACTTCCCGATGCTGGTGGTGACCCGGCGGGTCCTCCAGGACGGGGCGAGCTACTACGGTCCCTACCCCGACGCCTCGGCGGTGCGGCGGGTCAAGCACCTGATCGACACGATGTTCCCGCTGCGCAAGAACTCGGGGCTGCCCCTCCAGAAAAAGCCGCGGCCCTGCCTGAACTACCACATGGGCCGCTGCCTGGGGCCGTGCATCGATGCCGCCGACCCCGGGGAGTACCGCCGGGTGGTGGAGGACGTGAGGGCGCTGCTCGAGGGCCGCGCCGCGCACGTGGTCGCCCGCCTGAAGGAGGACATGAAGGTCGCCGCTCGCGCGCAGGACTTCGAGCAGGCGGCCCGGCTGCGCGACCGGGTGGGGGCGGTGGAAAAGCTCTTCGGGACCGAGCAGCACGCCTACGTCGGCGGGGAGACGGACCTCGATTTCCTGGGGGTGGCGCAGGCGGGCGAGTACGCGATGGTGCAGCTCTTCCGGATGCGGGGGGGCCGGGTGGTGGGCCGCGACAAGCGTTTCCTGACGAACGCGGAGGGCGGCGGGGACGCGGGCGAGATCATCGAGGCGTTCGTGGGGGATTACTACACCCAGGCGACCCACGTGCCACCGCTGATCCTCTTGCCCGCCGAGTTCGAGGACGCGCCGGTGTGGAGCGAGTTCCTCAGCGAGCGGGCCGGGCACCGGGTGGAGATGCGGACACCCAAGCGCGGGGACAAGGCCGACCTCGTGGAAATGGCGCAGCGCAACGCCTCGGTGGGGCTGGAGTCCGAACTCGCGCTGCTCGAGCGCCGGGGCGACCACCCCGGGCTCGACGCGCTGCGCGAGGTGCTCGCCCTGCCCGAGCGGCCCTGGCGGATCGAGGGGTACGACAACTCCAACCTCTTCGGGACGAATATCGTCTCGGGGATGGTGGTGTTCGAGGGGGGGCGGGCGCGGCGCGGGGAGCACCGCCGCTTCAAGGTGAAGGGTCTGGAGCACCCCGACGACTACACGGCGATGCGGCAGACGATCCACCGCAGGTTCACGGGGTCTTTGTCCGACAAGCTGCCGCTGCCGGACCTGATCCTGATCGACGGCGGGCGGGGGCAGGTGAACGCGGCGCTGGACGCTTTACAAGAGGCGGGGGTGCGGGTGCCGGTGGTGGGACTCGCCAAGCGCGAGGAACGGATCGTCCTGCCGGGGAGGTTCGGGGCGCAGTGGTGGCTGGAGTCGGGGACCGAGGTGGGGGTGGAGCGGGAGCTGCTCCTGCCGCACACCCACCCGGCGCTGCGGGTCCTGATCGGGGTGCGCGACGAGGTGCACCACTACGCGGTGAGCTACCACCGCAAGCTGCGCGGGGAGGGGATGCTGCGCAGCGTGTTCGACGACCTGCCGGGGATCGGGCAAAAGCGCCGAGAAGCGCTGCTGGAGCACTTCACGTCGCTCGAAGACCTCGCCTCGGCGCCGGTGGAGCAGATCGCGGGGGTGCCGGGGATGAACCTCCGGGCCGCGCAGAGCGTCAAGGAGTTCCTGGCGCGGCGGGCAGAGAATTCCACGCCGGTATGA
- a CDS encoding phosphatase PAP2 family protein — translation MRRRLPGLLARHWRQLALLFLGVLLPLALFADLAEDIFREGGFAWDRAVLGWYAAHRTPTLTGVAHALAWLGGLGGLPLLVLVFVVVLVRLGARAQAWFLIAAVAGASVLNGLAKGVFQRPRPTGLGALVREPGFSFPSGHAMSNAAFGCALILIFWRSRAGWPVAVAGGLWAVAVGASRNYLGVHYPSDVLAGFAASAAWVAGLYLILSRRWSALRRAPQGEADTR, via the coding sequence ATGCGCCGCCGTCTGCCCGGCCTGCTCGCCCGCCACTGGCGGCAACTCGCGCTGCTCTTCCTCGGGGTGCTGCTGCCGCTGGCGCTGTTCGCCGACCTGGCCGAGGACATCTTCCGGGAGGGAGGCTTTGCCTGGGACCGGGCGGTGCTGGGGTGGTACGCGGCGCACCGCACCCCCACCCTGACGGGGGTGGCACACGCGCTCGCGTGGCTGGGGGGGCTGGGGGGGCTGCCGCTGCTCGTCCTCGTCTTCGTGGTGGTGCTCGTGCGGCTGGGGGCGCGGGCGCAGGCGTGGTTCCTGATCGCCGCGGTGGCGGGGGCGTCGGTGCTCAATGGGCTCGCCAAGGGCGTGTTTCAGCGCCCGCGCCCGACGGGGCTGGGGGCCCTGGTGCGCGAACCCGGCTTCTCGTTTCCGAGCGGACACGCGATGAGCAACGCGGCCTTCGGGTGCGCGCTGATCCTGATCTTCTGGCGCTCGCGGGCCGGGTGGCCGGTGGCGGTGGCGGGCGGGCTGTGGGCGGTCGCGGTGGGGGCCAGCCGCAACTACCTGGGGGTGCACTACCCCTCCGACGTGCTCGCGGGCTTCGCGGCGTCGGCGGCGTGGGTGGCCGGGCTGTACCTGATTTTGTCGCGGCGCTGGTCGGCGCTGCGCAGGGCGCCGCAGGGCGAGGCGGACACGCGGTAG
- a CDS encoding GGDEF domain-containing protein, producing the protein MERRSRPAPPPPDPGEGHSDAAQALRRRAYLGAVTLVAPALGVVWGLQARQPGPDPFVVFGHPALLALCAWGAAWLLRGGALLPAERVVAVAVTLALLGRLALALTGPGDEAFGRLNETCWLLVVVACVGFLMFSARQGLWVAGGLYALTVLAPWVAGAGEARLLQVQLTCGVVLALLYSLAWYRERFLAERGERLSLERLANTDPLTGLPNRRALYSAVGALLSGDGGGCLILFDLDHFKRVNDLHGHGAGDEVLVGAARRVRGALRGGDHFGRWGGEEFLVVLPGLDLEAGAAVAERLRLCLAARPFGAVGRVTASFGVAGVGPGDDLSRCTARADAALYRAKAAGRDRVACEGEPEREGVV; encoded by the coding sequence ATGGAACGGCGCTCACGCCCCGCCCCGCCCCCGCCGGACCCGGGAGAGGGGCATTCGGACGCCGCGCAGGCGCTGAGGCGCCGGGCCTACCTGGGCGCCGTGACGCTGGTGGCCCCCGCCCTGGGGGTGGTCTGGGGGTTGCAGGCCCGGCAGCCGGGGCCCGACCCCTTCGTGGTGTTCGGGCACCCCGCGCTGCTGGCGCTGTGCGCCTGGGGGGCGGCGTGGCTGCTGCGGGGGGGCGCGCTGCTCCCCGCCGAGCGGGTGGTCGCGGTGGCCGTCACGCTGGCGCTGCTCGGCAGGCTCGCCCTGGCGCTGACCGGACCGGGCGACGAGGCCTTCGGGCGGCTCAACGAGACGTGCTGGCTGCTCGTGGTGGTGGCGTGCGTGGGGTTTTTGATGTTCAGCGCCCGCCAAGGGCTGTGGGTGGCGGGGGGGCTGTACGCCCTGACGGTGCTCGCTCCCTGGGTGGCGGGAGCGGGAGAGGCGCGGCTCTTGCAGGTGCAGCTCACCTGCGGGGTGGTGCTCGCGCTGCTCTACAGCCTGGCGTGGTACCGCGAGCGCTTCCTTGCCGAGCGCGGCGAGCGCCTCTCGCTGGAGCGGCTGGCGAACACCGATCCCCTGACCGGGCTCCCCAACCGCCGGGCGCTGTACTCCGCCGTGGGGGCGCTGCTCTCCGGGGACGGGGGCGGGTGCCTGATCCTCTTTGACCTCGACCACTTCAAGCGGGTCAACGACCTGCACGGCCACGGGGCGGGCGACGAGGTGCTCGTGGGGGCCGCGAGGCGGGTGCGGGGGGCGCTGCGGGGCGGCGACCACTTCGGGCGCTGGGGCGGCGAGGAATTTCTGGTCGTGCTGCCCGGCCTGGACCTGGAGGCGGGCGCGGCGGTGGCCGAGCGGCTGCGCCTGTGCCTCGCCGCCCGGCCTTTCGGGGCGGTGGGGCGGGTCACCGCGAGTTTCGGGGTGGCGGGGGTGGGCCCCGGGGACGACCTCAGCCGCTGCACCGCCCGCGCGGACGCGGCCCTCTACCGGGCGAAGGCGGCGGGGCGCGACCGGGTGGCGTGCGAGGGCGAACCCGAGCGTGAGGGGGTGGTCTGA
- a CDS encoding aspartate kinase, with protein MAHSLLVMKFGGTNMQDAGAIRHSASLAARSIQAGVGVVVVVSAMAGVTNGLLRLADAAQGGDIAAANDEIAVMRTRHFAAAQDLGAAPDSGAVREIRELHETLRQAVYGVYLLRELTPRSRDLIVAFGERLSAPLMSLALGGQGVRAHHLSGGQAGIMTDAHFGNARPLPGSDGRIEGRLGGLLGAGVTPVVAGFMGETEEGAITTLGRGGTDFSATIIGKALGADEVWAWKDVDGVMSADPRVVPGARNIEVLSYGEVMELAYFGAKVLHPLAVTPLRESGIPLRVKSAADPGFPGTLVQEDPLDDPGHPVKAVTAIRGVSLINVTGAGALGVPEVVASLFTAIARENITLLMVSQSSSMSNVSLAVQGVDARRTLAALRGSGTGELQIEDIGGVAVLAIVGAGMRGQKGVAARLFGALAGSDVNILMISQGSSELNISVAIEEAQVEHATRAVHAAFALGERATAAD; from the coding sequence ATGGCGCACTCGCTCCTCGTGATGAAGTTCGGCGGCACCAACATGCAGGACGCGGGCGCGATCCGCCACAGCGCTTCTCTCGCGGCCCGGTCCATCCAGGCCGGCGTGGGGGTCGTGGTCGTCGTCTCCGCGATGGCGGGCGTGACCAATGGGTTGTTGCGCCTCGCCGACGCCGCCCAGGGCGGGGACATCGCCGCCGCCAACGACGAGATCGCCGTCATGCGCACCCGCCACTTCGCGGCGGCCCAGGACCTCGGCGCCGCCCCCGACAGCGGCGCGGTGCGCGAGATCCGCGAGCTGCACGAGACCCTCAGGCAGGCCGTCTACGGCGTCTACCTCCTGCGCGAACTCACCCCGCGCAGCCGCGACCTGATCGTCGCCTTCGGCGAGCGGCTCAGCGCCCCCCTCATGAGCCTCGCGCTGGGGGGCCAGGGCGTGCGCGCCCACCACCTCAGCGGCGGCCAGGCGGGCATCATGACCGACGCGCATTTCGGCAACGCCCGCCCCCTCCCCGGCAGCGACGGGCGGATCGAGGGGCGCCTCGGGGGTCTCCTGGGCGCCGGGGTCACCCCGGTCGTCGCGGGCTTCATGGGCGAGACCGAGGAGGGCGCGATCACCACCCTGGGCCGCGGCGGCACCGACTTCTCGGCGACCATCATCGGCAAGGCCCTCGGCGCCGACGAGGTGTGGGCCTGGAAGGACGTGGACGGCGTGATGAGCGCCGATCCCCGCGTCGTGCCGGGCGCCCGCAACATCGAGGTCCTGAGCTACGGCGAGGTGATGGAACTCGCCTACTTCGGCGCCAAGGTCTTGCACCCCCTGGCGGTCACGCCCCTGCGCGAAAGCGGCATCCCCCTGCGGGTGAAAAGCGCCGCCGACCCCGGTTTCCCCGGCACCCTGGTGCAGGAAGACCCCCTCGACGACCCCGGCCACCCCGTCAAGGCGGTGACCGCCATCCGCGGGGTGAGCCTGATCAACGTGACGGGCGCGGGGGCGCTCGGCGTGCCCGAGGTCGTCGCCAGCCTCTTTACCGCCATCGCCCGCGAGAACATCACCCTGCTGATGGTCTCCCAGTCGAGCTCCATGAGCAACGTTTCCCTCGCGGTGCAGGGGGTGGACGCGAGACGGACCCTCGCCGCCCTGCGCGGGTCCGGCACCGGCGAACTCCAGATCGAGGACATAGGCGGCGTGGCCGTCCTCGCCATCGTGGGCGCCGGGATGCGAGGTCAGAAGGGCGTCGCCGCGCGGCTCTTCGGGGCCCTGGCGGGCAGCGACGTCAACATCCTGATGATCAGCCAGGGCTCCTCGGAGCTCAACATCAGCGTCGCCATCGAGGAGGCCCAGGTCGAGCACGCCACCCGCGCCGTCCACGCCGCCTTCGCCCTGGGGGAGCGCGCGACCGCCGCCGACTGA
- a CDS encoding CopD family protein, translated as MIPALAAAHLLGSLGTLLLLGGVFARRVLTAGHPAPRPSALGLVLLALWAALEVGWTLARLGFLTPGDTLAYVTGAGPGRAVLTGVLGGGLLLAAERRGWAAPLLLPPAALLLWGVAGVGHGAAHGPGLRALTALHAGAMGVWLGGVLALLTHPAPTPAQARRFTPVALACVGVLAASGAVLTLAHAGSPLALRESGYGRILLLKLGLFAAGLLAAGLVRRAFAGRGHLRAALSLEAGLLLGVLAVTAALGTTAPPPG; from the coding sequence TTGATCCCGGCCCTCGCCGCCGCCCACCTGCTCGGCTCGCTGGGCACGCTGCTCCTCCTCGGGGGGGTCTTCGCCCGCCGAGTTCTCACCGCCGGCCACCCCGCGCCCCGCCCGTCCGCGCTCGGCCTGGTCCTGCTCGCCCTGTGGGCCGCGCTGGAGGTCGGCTGGACCCTCGCCCGCCTCGGCTTCCTCACCCCCGGGGACACCCTGGCGTACGTCACGGGCGCCGGGCCGGGCCGGGCCGTCCTCACCGGGGTCCTCGGCGGCGGCCTGCTCCTCGCCGCCGAGCGGCGGGGGTGGGCGGCGCCCTTGTTGCTGCCCCCCGCCGCCCTGCTGCTGTGGGGCGTGGCGGGCGTCGGGCACGGCGCCGCCCACGGCCCGGGCCTGCGCGCCCTCACCGCCCTGCACGCGGGCGCGATGGGGGTGTGGCTGGGCGGCGTCCTCGCCCTGCTCACCCACCCCGCCCCCACCCCCGCCCAGGCCCGGCGCTTCACGCCCGTCGCGCTGGCCTGCGTGGGGGTGCTCGCCGCCAGCGGGGCCGTCCTCACCCTCGCGCACGCGGGCTCGCCCCTCGCCCTGCGAGAGAGCGGTTACGGGCGCATCCTGCTCCTCAAGCTCGGGCTTTTCGCCGCGGGGCTGCTCGCCGCCGGGCTCGTTCGGCGCGCCTTCGCCGGGCGGGGACACCTGCGCGCGGCCCTCTCCCTGGAGGCCGGGCTGCTCCTCGGGGTGCTCGCGGTGACGGCGGCCCTGGGCACCACCGCCCCGCCCCCCGGCTGA
- a CDS encoding copper resistance CopC family protein — protein MRPLLSLLAALLLGSALAHTEVTSVTPAANARVPAPKKVTLTFSEPVDLKFSTFKVVPLPAGADADQTAAAALARRNDASRADAAPTRGGMAARVEVPLRAGLRPGAYLIVWRLLSEDGHPVGGHSVFRVR, from the coding sequence ATGCGACCCCTGCTTTCCCTGCTCGCCGCCCTCCTGCTCGGCTCGGCCCTCGCCCACACCGAGGTCACCTCGGTGACGCCCGCCGCCAACGCCCGGGTACCGGCCCCCAAGAAGGTCACCCTGACCTTCAGCGAGCCCGTCGACCTGAAATTTTCCACCTTCAAGGTCGTGCCCCTGCCCGCCGGGGCGGACGCGGACCAGACCGCCGCCGCCGCCCTCGCGCGCCGGAACGACGCCTCCCGCGCCGACGCCGCCCCCACCCGGGGCGGGATGGCCGCCCGCGTCGAGGTGCCCCTGCGCGCGGGGCTGCGGCCCGGGGCCTACCTGATCGTCTGGCGCCTGCTCTCGGAAGACGGCCACCCGGTGGGCGGCCACTCCGTCTTCCGCGTGCGGTGA
- a CDS encoding DUF1775 domain-containing protein: MPTRSLPLVFALLLPVAAAHATVRTETGLTESRVGASETYRLHVPTEKSVATTQIRLVVPPGVTITRFQVTPGFLRTVKTSGAGLVTEVTWRGRVAPQEYARFFFQARNPEQAGTLSWKVYQTYADGTVALWDDSDPEQAPASRTTLK, translated from the coding sequence ATGCCCACCCGCAGCCTGCCGCTCGTTTTCGCCCTGCTCCTGCCCGTCGCCGCCGCGCACGCCACCGTCCGCACCGAGACGGGGCTGACCGAGAGCCGGGTCGGCGCCTCCGAGACCTACCGCCTCCACGTGCCGACCGAGAAAAGCGTCGCCACCACCCAGATTCGTCTCGTCGTTCCGCCGGGCGTGACGATCACCCGCTTCCAGGTGACGCCCGGCTTCCTGCGAACGGTGAAGACGAGCGGCGCCGGGCTCGTCACCGAGGTGACCTGGCGGGGCCGCGTCGCGCCCCAGGAGTACGCCCGCTTCTTCTTCCAGGCGCGCAATCCAGAACAGGCCGGAACCCTGAGCTGGAAGGTCTACCAGACCTACGCCGACGGCACGGTTGCCCTCTGGGACGACAGCGACCCCGAACAGGCCCCCGCGAGCCGGACGACCCTCAAGTGA
- the gap gene encoding type I glyceraldehyde-3-phosphate dehydrogenase, whose protein sequence is MKVGINGFGRIGRLVFRILVERGVEVVAINDLTDNKTLATLLKYDSTAGRFNGTVTFDEDALTVNGQRIAALAERDPAAIKWGELGADIVIESTGIFTDREGASKHLQGGAKKVIITAPAKQEDFAVVLGVNEQDYDPQNHNIISNASCTTNSLGAPMRVLDEAFGIEKAIMTTVHSYTNDQRVLDLPHKDLRRARAAAVNIIPTSTGAAKAVSQVYPKLKGKFDGTSLRVPTPVGSISDVTVILGRDVTPGEVNDVFRQAAEGPYKNIIRYTEDPIVLQDIVGDPHSAIIDGGLTMAMGNLVKFFSWYDNEWGYSNRIADLVQLVQEKGV, encoded by the coding sequence ATGAAGGTAGGCATCAACGGATTTGGCCGCATCGGGCGTCTGGTCTTCCGCATCCTGGTCGAGCGGGGCGTGGAGGTCGTGGCGATCAACGACCTGACCGACAACAAGACGCTGGCGACCCTGCTGAAGTACGACTCGACCGCCGGACGTTTTAACGGCACGGTTACGTTCGACGAGGACGCGCTCACCGTCAACGGCCAGCGCATCGCCGCTCTCGCCGAGCGTGACCCCGCCGCGATCAAGTGGGGCGAGCTGGGCGCCGACATCGTGATCGAGTCGACCGGCATCTTCACCGACCGTGAGGGCGCGAGCAAGCACCTCCAGGGCGGGGCGAAGAAGGTCATCATCACCGCGCCCGCCAAGCAGGAGGACTTCGCGGTCGTGCTGGGCGTCAACGAGCAGGACTACGACCCCCAGAATCACAACATCATCTCCAACGCGAGTTGCACGACCAACAGCCTCGGCGCCCCGATGCGGGTGCTGGATGAAGCGTTCGGCATCGAGAAGGCGATCATGACGACCGTCCACTCGTACACGAACGACCAGCGGGTGCTCGACCTGCCGCACAAGGACCTCCGCCGGGCGCGCGCCGCCGCCGTGAACATCATCCCGACCAGCACGGGGGCGGCCAAGGCCGTGTCGCAGGTGTACCCCAAGCTCAAGGGCAAGTTCGACGGCACCTCGCTGCGGGTGCCCACGCCGGTCGGCTCGATCAGCGACGTGACGGTGATCCTGGGCCGCGACGTGACCCCAGGTGAGGTCAACGACGTCTTCCGCCAGGCCGCCGAGGGGCCCTACAAGAACATCATCCGCTACACCGAAGACCCCATCGTCTTGCAAGACATCGTGGGCGACCCGCACTCGGCGATCATCGACGGCGGGCTGACGATGGCGATGGGCAACCTGGTGAAGTTCTTTTCCTGGTACGACAACGAGTGGGGCTACTCCAACCGGATCGCCGACCTCGTGCAACTGGTGCAGGAAAAGGGCGTTTAA
- a CDS encoding phosphoglycerate kinase has protein sequence MRTLDQLDTRGKRVLVRVDYNVPVKDGVVQDDTRVTASLPTLERLLSGGASVVLMSHFGRPKGGPEEKYSLRPVAPVLERALGRDVRFIGSLPSSEETLKDVQALRPGEVALLENVRFEAGEEKNDPELAGKFARLGDAFVLDAFGSAHRAHASVSGVAQYLPHAAGLLLQTEVEALSRLLENPARPYVVIIGGAKVSDKIKVIENLLPRVDRMLIGGGMAYTFIKAQGGQIGESIHEDDQLGLARRLLDEYGERLMLPVDVIAADRFAEDAQTQVVPSNAIPDGWQGLDAGPETVKAYTEALQGAKTVFWNGPLGVFEFPAFAGGTNAIAKAVAELGDDAYTVIGGGDSVSAINKSGQAERVSHISTGGGASLELLEGRALPGVEAMK, from the coding sequence ATGCGAACCCTCGACCAACTGGACACCCGGGGCAAACGCGTGCTCGTGCGGGTGGACTACAACGTGCCCGTCAAGGACGGGGTGGTGCAGGACGACACGCGTGTCACGGCGAGCCTGCCGACGCTGGAGCGGCTACTCTCGGGCGGCGCGTCGGTGGTGCTGATGAGCCACTTCGGGCGACCGAAGGGGGGGCCGGAGGAGAAGTACAGCCTGCGGCCCGTGGCCCCCGTGCTGGAGAGGGCGCTGGGGCGGGACGTGAGATTCATCGGCTCTCTGCCGTCGAGCGAGGAGACCTTGAAGGACGTGCAAGCTCTCAGGCCCGGCGAGGTCGCGCTGCTGGAGAACGTACGCTTCGAGGCGGGCGAGGAGAAGAACGACCCCGAGTTGGCGGGGAAGTTCGCGCGGCTGGGCGACGCCTTCGTGCTGGACGCCTTCGGGAGCGCGCACCGGGCGCACGCGTCGGTGAGCGGGGTGGCCCAGTACCTCCCGCACGCGGCGGGGCTGCTGCTCCAGACCGAGGTGGAGGCGCTGTCGCGGCTGCTGGAGAACCCGGCGCGGCCCTACGTCGTCATCATCGGCGGGGCCAAAGTGAGCGACAAGATCAAGGTGATCGAAAACCTGCTGCCGCGGGTGGACCGGATGCTGATCGGCGGCGGGATGGCGTACACCTTCATCAAGGCGCAGGGCGGGCAGATCGGTGAATCTATCCACGAGGACGACCAGTTGGGGCTCGCCCGACGGCTGCTGGACGAGTACGGCGAGCGGCTGATGCTCCCGGTGGACGTGATCGCCGCCGACCGTTTCGCGGAGGACGCGCAGACGCAGGTCGTCCCCAGCAATGCGATTCCCGACGGCTGGCAGGGGCTGGACGCGGGGCCGGAGACGGTGAAGGCGTACACGGAAGCCTTGCAGGGCGCGAAGACGGTCTTCTGGAACGGGCCGCTGGGCGTCTTCGAGTTCCCGGCCTTCGCGGGGGGCACGAACGCGATTGCGAAAGCTGTGGCGGAACTGGGCGACGACGCCTACACGGTGATCGGCGGCGGAGACTCGGTGAGTGCCATCAACAAGAGCGGGCAGGCTGAGCGGGTGAGCCACATCAGCACGGGCGGCGGGGCGAGCCTGGAGCTGCTCGAAGGCCGCGCGCTGCCGGGCGTGGAAGCGATGAAGTGA
- the tpiA gene encoding triose-phosphate isomerase translates to MTKPRTLLALNWKMNKTPTEAKAWARDLAGEFTRGSAELAVMAPAISLPGLKETLPGGVDVGGQDVSPHESGAYTGEVSAAMLRDVNATYVVVGHSERREYHGETDALVAAKARQAQAHGLTPIVCVGEGLDVRERGEHVSYTLAQLRGSLEGVGENVVIAYEPVWAIGTGKTATAQDAEELAAAIREALRELYGETADSLRVLYGGSVKPDNIASICAQPNVNGALVGGASLKVADVLGMNDALR, encoded by the coding sequence ATGACCAAACCCAGAACCCTGCTTGCATTGAACTGGAAGATGAACAAGACGCCCACCGAGGCCAAAGCCTGGGCGCGCGACCTCGCGGGGGAGTTCACGCGGGGGAGCGCCGAACTCGCGGTGATGGCCCCGGCGATCAGCCTGCCCGGCCTCAAGGAGACGCTGCCCGGCGGCGTGGACGTGGGCGGTCAGGACGTGTCGCCGCACGAGTCGGGAGCGTACACGGGCGAGGTCAGCGCGGCGATGCTGCGGGACGTGAACGCGACCTACGTGGTCGTCGGCCACTCCGAGCGGCGCGAGTACCACGGGGAGACGGACGCGCTGGTGGCCGCCAAGGCGCGGCAGGCGCAGGCACACGGGCTCACCCCCATCGTCTGCGTCGGCGAGGGGCTGGACGTGCGCGAGCGCGGGGAGCACGTCAGTTATACGCTCGCCCAGCTCCGCGGCAGCCTGGAGGGCGTGGGCGAGAACGTGGTGATCGCCTACGAGCCCGTCTGGGCCATCGGCACGGGCAAGACGGCCACCGCCCAGGACGCGGAGGAACTCGCCGCCGCGATCCGGGAGGCGCTGCGGGAGCTGTACGGGGAAACCGCCGACAGCCTGCGGGTGCTGTACGGCGGCAGCGTCAAGCCCGACAACATCGCCTCGATCTGCGCGCAGCCCAACGTGAACGGCGCCCTGGTCGGCGGGGCGAGCCTGAAGGTGGCGGACGTGCTGGGAATGAACGACGCGCTGAGGTGA